One genomic window of Tepidamorphus gemmatus includes the following:
- the cysD gene encoding sulfate adenylyltransferase subunit CysD produces the protein MNRIDQLENESVFILREAFSQVGSLAMLWSLGKDSNVMIWLARKAFFGRVPFPVVHLDTEAEFPEAYAFRDCYASEWGLNLIAEICPPIEAIDPSLPPASRFAARKSAGLKQCLARHGFTGLIAGIRRDEQSVRAKERVFSPRDQHGDWDYRDQPPEFWDQFNTSLPPGAHVRIHPLLSWTEIDVWRYIARERIPLVPLYFAKVGYRYRSLGEVGTTAPIASDAATVEDIIAELEATQTEEREGRLMDHEAEDAFERLRLSGYL, from the coding sequence ATGAACAGGATCGACCAGCTCGAGAACGAGAGCGTGTTCATCTTGCGAGAGGCTTTCAGCCAGGTCGGCTCTCTGGCGATGCTCTGGTCGCTCGGCAAGGATTCCAACGTGATGATCTGGCTCGCCCGCAAGGCGTTCTTCGGACGGGTGCCGTTTCCAGTCGTCCATCTCGATACCGAGGCTGAGTTCCCGGAAGCCTATGCGTTCCGGGATTGCTACGCCTCGGAATGGGGATTGAACCTGATCGCCGAAATCTGCCCGCCGATCGAGGCGATTGATCCGTCGCTGCCGCCAGCAAGTCGTTTTGCCGCGCGCAAGAGCGCAGGCCTCAAACAATGCCTGGCACGACACGGATTCACCGGGCTGATCGCCGGAATCCGCCGCGACGAACAATCCGTCCGGGCCAAGGAGCGCGTCTTCAGCCCGCGCGATCAGCACGGCGACTGGGACTATCGCGATCAGCCGCCGGAATTCTGGGATCAGTTCAACACGAGCCTGCCGCCCGGCGCGCATGTGCGTATCCATCCGTTGCTGTCGTGGACGGAGATCGACGTCTGGCGATACATCGCGCGCGAACGCATTCCGCTGGTTCCGCTCTATTTCGCGAAGGTGGGCTACCGCTACCGCTCGCTCGGCGAGGTCGGGACGACGGCGCCCATCGCCTCGGACGCCGCCACCGTCGAGGACATCATCGCCGAGCTCGAGGCGACGCAGACCGAAGAACGCGAAGGCCGCCTGATGGACCATGAAGCCGAAGATGCCTTCGAGCGTCTCAGACTGAGCGGCTATCTCTAG
- a CDS encoding DUF6671 family protein: MPSTGVNGASAWSLAGKRAVLATMHGKERVVRPLLEGCLGLDVVVPHGFDTDRFGTFSREIERRGSQLDAARSKIEAAFAHDPHARVAIASEGAFGPHPLLPIVPMGREIVVLRDRDTGLELIGHHADLSTNFAHETVETAAAARAFAARIGFPRHGLIVTGVADGAPTPDRYLDKGIYTVSALTQSVENVLALCGAAHVETDMRANRNPTRMRAIRRATIDLVRTFRSLCPNCSRPGFAVTQRLTGLPCTWCGEPTTALRAEVAVCAGCGHSLERPVAAETEDPGLCPVCNP; this comes from the coding sequence ATGCCGTCGACCGGAGTCAACGGGGCATCTGCCTGGTCGCTCGCGGGCAAGCGCGCCGTGCTGGCAACCATGCATGGCAAGGAACGGGTCGTCCGGCCGCTGCTCGAAGGCTGCCTCGGACTGGACGTGGTCGTCCCGCATGGCTTCGACACCGACCGGTTCGGCACCTTCAGCCGCGAGATCGAACGCAGGGGCAGCCAGCTCGACGCGGCCCGTTCCAAGATCGAGGCCGCGTTCGCTCACGATCCCCACGCTCGCGTCGCCATCGCCAGCGAGGGGGCCTTCGGACCGCACCCGCTCCTGCCCATCGTGCCGATGGGCCGGGAGATCGTGGTATTGCGCGACCGCGACACCGGCCTCGAGCTGATCGGTCATCATGCAGACCTGTCAACGAATTTCGCCCATGAGACGGTCGAGACCGCTGCGGCCGCCAGAGCCTTCGCCGCACGGATCGGCTTTCCCCGTCACGGCCTCATCGTCACCGGCGTTGCGGATGGCGCACCGACGCCGGACCGGTATCTCGACAAGGGCATCTACACCGTTTCGGCGCTCACGCAGTCCGTGGAGAACGTCCTGGCGCTGTGCGGTGCGGCCCATGTGGAGACGGACATGCGCGCCAACCGGAATCCGACGCGGATGCGCGCGATCAGGCGCGCGACGATCGATCTCGTCCGCACATTCCGCAGCCTCTGTCCGAATTGTTCGCGCCCCGGCTTCGCCGTCACTCAGCGCCTGACCGGCCTGCCCTGCACCTGGTGCGGCGAACCTACCACCGCCCTGCGGGCGGAGGTGGCTGTCTGTGCAGGCTGCGGTCACTCGCTCGAACGGCCGGTTGCGGCGGAGACCGAAGATCCTGGACTGTGCCCTGTCTGCAACCCCTGA
- a CDS encoding GntR family transcriptional regulator has translation MASDGDSVAQFDPPRETVAASVWRKVRGDILSGALVPGRKLRLEGLRDQYGASVSTLREVLNRLATEGLVLAEGQRGFEVVQVSPENLRELAELRLLVEGQALADSFRRGDVDWEARVVAAYHKLAAMEKRMDQGDRSQAGLWKRHDWEFHQALISACGSDVLMHLHGGIFDKYLRYQMIALSFRGSIAAAEHRALLEASLARDADAAKAILETHLIGGVEHALASGSI, from the coding sequence CTGGCTTCCGATGGAGACTCGGTGGCCCAGTTCGATCCGCCGCGCGAGACGGTCGCGGCTTCCGTCTGGCGCAAGGTGCGCGGCGACATCCTGAGCGGTGCGCTCGTGCCTGGCCGCAAACTCAGGCTCGAGGGACTGCGCGATCAATATGGCGCCTCGGTCAGCACGCTGCGCGAGGTGCTCAACCGGCTGGCCACCGAGGGGCTGGTGTTGGCCGAGGGGCAACGCGGTTTCGAGGTTGTGCAGGTCTCACCGGAAAACCTGCGCGAACTGGCCGAACTGCGTCTGCTGGTCGAAGGGCAGGCGCTGGCGGATTCCTTCCGCCGCGGCGATGTCGACTGGGAGGCGCGGGTCGTCGCCGCCTATCACAAGCTGGCCGCGATGGAAAAGCGCATGGACCAGGGCGACCGCAGTCAGGCCGGCCTGTGGAAACGCCACGATTGGGAGTTTCACCAGGCGCTGATCTCGGCCTGCGGCTCGGACGTGCTCATGCATCTGCACGGCGGCATCTTCGACAAGTATCTGCGCTATCAGATGATCGCATTGTCGTTTCGCGGCAGCATCGCCGCCGCCGAGCACCGCGCTCTGCTGGAGGCGTCTCTGGCCCGGGACGCGGATGCGGCCAAGGCGATCCTCGAGACGCATCTGATCGGCGGGGTCGAACACGCCCTGGCCAGCGGCTCGATTTGA
- the dctP gene encoding TRAP transporter substrate-binding protein DctP — protein MKTGITRRAALAAGAFAITIGAAPFGATMAQSKPVLRFSAVFSDQDIRARMMERLAAAVADDFSLELHYGGTLFGQGTELVALQRGNLEMGNIAPQDIANQIPAWSILTAAYLFRDPDHLMAFFASDAGEEMKSMAEEQLGIHILGPTYYGTRHVGLRPDRQINTPADMAGIRLRMPPGEAWQFLGAALGANPTAMAYAEVYTGLQTGAIDGQDNPLPNVENMKFYEVMSQIVLTSHLVAFDLLTISSQAWNAMSAEQQAAFQAAADEAMAWSAEQHRAREAQLADFFRSKGLKVYEPDVAAFRAHAQKRYLESPLSANWPAGMLERINNL, from the coding sequence ATGAAGACCGGAATCACGCGCCGTGCGGCCCTGGCTGCCGGAGCATTCGCCATTACCATCGGCGCGGCCCCGTTCGGCGCCACCATGGCCCAGAGCAAGCCGGTGCTGCGCTTCTCGGCCGTGTTCTCGGATCAGGACATCCGGGCCCGCATGATGGAGCGCCTGGCCGCAGCGGTGGCAGATGACTTCTCCTTGGAACTGCACTACGGCGGCACGCTGTTCGGTCAGGGTACCGAGCTGGTCGCGCTGCAGCGCGGCAACCTGGAGATGGGCAACATCGCGCCCCAGGACATCGCCAACCAGATTCCAGCCTGGTCGATCCTGACTGCGGCCTACCTGTTCCGTGACCCGGATCATCTGATGGCCTTCTTTGCCTCGGACGCGGGCGAAGAGATGAAGTCCATGGCCGAGGAACAGCTCGGCATCCACATCCTGGGCCCCACTTACTACGGCACACGCCACGTCGGACTGCGCCCTGACCGGCAGATCAACACGCCAGCAGACATGGCCGGAATCCGGCTGCGCATGCCGCCGGGCGAGGCCTGGCAGTTCCTGGGCGCGGCGCTGGGCGCCAACCCAACCGCGATGGCCTATGCCGAGGTCTATACCGGCCTGCAGACCGGCGCCATCGACGGCCAGGACAACCCGCTGCCCAACGTCGAGAACATGAAGTTCTACGAGGTGATGAGCCAGATCGTGCTGACATCGCACCTGGTGGCCTTCGACCTGCTGACGATCTCTTCGCAGGCCTGGAACGCCATGTCGGCGGAACAGCAGGCCGCCTTCCAGGCCGCAGCCGACGAGGCCATGGCCTGGTCGGCCGAACAGCACCGGGCACGCGAGGCGCAACTGGCCGACTTCTTCCGCTCCAAGGGTCTCAAAGTCTACGAACCCGATGTCGCGGCATTCCGTGCCCATGCGCAGAAGCGATATCTTGAATCCCCCCTTTCGGCCAACTGGCCGGCGGGGATGCTGGAGCGGATCAACAATCTCTGA
- a CDS encoding TRAP transporter small permease has translation MIEAARKAALWLHRVAEGLAAMMLAVMFGAFLVTILFRYVLQWPSGKAAELSSVMWVWLVLFGAAFVLRERDEIRFDIVYGAVRPAVRRFFTVAIATVVVGLFLLSLPAVWDYVTFMKVQRTAYLRIRFDWLYSIYVVFAVAIIARYVWLAARAVMGHDPLPPASQDARTDPWIPSPPPSW, from the coding sequence ATGATCGAGGCGGCACGGAAAGCCGCGCTGTGGCTGCACCGGGTCGCCGAGGGCCTGGCCGCGATGATGCTGGCGGTGATGTTCGGCGCCTTTCTGGTGACGATCCTGTTCCGCTACGTCCTGCAATGGCCCTCGGGCAAGGCGGCCGAACTGAGCTCGGTGATGTGGGTCTGGCTGGTGCTGTTCGGTGCGGCCTTCGTGCTGCGCGAGCGCGATGAGATCCGCTTCGACATCGTCTATGGGGCGGTCAGGCCGGCGGTCCGGCGCTTCTTCACGGTGGCGATCGCGACTGTCGTCGTGGGCCTGTTCCTGCTCTCGCTGCCGGCAGTCTGGGACTACGTGACCTTCATGAAGGTGCAGCGCACCGCCTATCTGCGCATCCGCTTCGACTGGCTCTATTCGATCTATGTCGTCTTCGCGGTCGCCATCATCGCCCGATACGTGTGGCTGGCGGCGCGTGCCGTCATGGGCCACGACCCCCTGCCCCCGGCATCACAGGACGCAAGGACCGATCCATGGATCCCTTCACCGCCACCCTCCTGGTGA
- a CDS encoding TRAP transporter large permease, protein MDPFTATLLVICGLALFGLPIGLSMISGSVLYLYLRGQDMGLVAERLLNSMFTGYVILAVPLFILAAELMNSGSMTDRLLKFCNAFVGRFRGGLAQVNVVQSVIFSGMSGSAIADAAGSGRIIAEMMTRDGRYTRSFAAALTASSAVIGPIIPPSIPMVLYALVSNASIGYLFLAGILPGLLMALALMVLVVIQSRRHNFPVEAPVPLRELPRVTLDAFPALMMPIVLLGGIYSGVMPPTEAAAVAAAYALLISAVLYRSISLGQLYRALTSGARSSAAIGMLIAGALVFNYVVTAENIPQTLSSYLAGWNLTPLQFLILVNIVLLIVGAMLEGTAILLIIVPVFIPTATALGIDPVHFGVVAVVNIMIGLITPPYGLLIFIMQSITGAPLRHIIRDLLPFIAALVLALVVITAFPDLVLWLPRQFGYAG, encoded by the coding sequence ATGGATCCCTTCACCGCCACCCTCCTGGTGATCTGCGGACTTGCGCTGTTCGGCCTGCCGATCGGTCTTTCGATGATCTCGGGCTCGGTGCTCTATCTCTACCTGCGCGGGCAGGACATGGGGCTGGTGGCCGAAAGGCTGCTGAACTCGATGTTCACAGGCTATGTCATCCTGGCCGTGCCGCTCTTCATTTTGGCGGCCGAGCTGATGAACTCGGGCTCGATGACCGACCGGCTGCTGAAGTTCTGCAACGCCTTCGTCGGACGATTCCGGGGCGGGCTTGCACAGGTCAACGTCGTGCAGTCGGTGATCTTTTCGGGGATGTCGGGTTCGGCCATTGCCGATGCCGCAGGAAGCGGGCGGATCATCGCCGAGATGATGACCCGCGACGGACGCTACACCCGGAGCTTTGCCGCTGCATTGACCGCGAGTTCCGCGGTGATCGGACCGATCATCCCGCCATCGATACCGATGGTCCTGTATGCGCTCGTCTCCAATGCCTCGATCGGCTACCTGTTCCTCGCCGGCATCCTGCCGGGGCTGCTGATGGCGCTGGCGCTGATGGTACTGGTGGTCATCCAGTCGCGGCGGCACAATTTCCCCGTCGAGGCGCCGGTACCCTTGCGCGAGTTGCCGAGGGTCACCCTGGACGCCTTTCCGGCGCTGATGATGCCCATCGTGCTGCTGGGCGGAATCTATTCGGGCGTGATGCCGCCCACCGAGGCCGCCGCCGTCGCCGCTGCCTATGCGCTGTTGATCTCCGCCGTCCTGTACCGGTCGATCTCGCTGGGCCAGCTCTATCGCGCCCTGACCTCGGGGGCGCGGTCCTCTGCGGCAATCGGGATGCTGATTGCGGGGGCGCTGGTCTTCAACTACGTCGTCACAGCCGAGAACATCCCGCAGACGCTGAGCTCCTATCTGGCCGGCTGGAACCTGACGCCGCTGCAGTTCCTGATCCTCGTCAACATCGTGCTGCTGATCGTGGGTGCGATGCTCGAGGGGACGGCGATCCTGCTGATCATCGTGCCCGTCTTCATCCCGACCGCGACTGCGCTGGGCATCGACCCGGTGCATTTCGGCGTGGTGGCGGTGGTCAACATCATGATCGGCCTGATCACGCCGCCCTATGGCCTTTTGATCTTCATCATGCAGTCGATTACCGGGGCGCCCCTGCGCCACATCATCCGCGATCTCCTGCCGTTCATCGCCGCGCTGGTGCTGGCGTTGGTGGTCATCACCGCCTTCCCCGACCTCGTGCTCTGGCTACCACGGCAGTTCGGCTACGCGGGCTGA
- a CDS encoding type II 3-dehydroquinate dehydratase, translating to MSGAIHVLNGPNLNRLGLREPEIYGHTTLAEIEAMCRAAAAPRELVFRQSNAECQIIDWIHEAIDTGAAAIVINPAGLTFTSVPIMDALKMFPRTVIELHISNIHRREAVYHHSLVSKVATAVIAGLGAEGYRVAVQAAGRLAV from the coding sequence ATGTCCGGTGCGATCCATGTCCTCAACGGACCGAACCTGAACCGCCTCGGCCTGCGCGAGCCGGAGATCTACGGTCACACCACGCTGGCCGAGATCGAGGCCATGTGCCGTGCCGCCGCCGCACCGCGCGAGCTGGTCTTTCGCCAGTCGAACGCCGAATGCCAGATCATCGACTGGATCCACGAGGCCATCGACACCGGCGCCGCGGCGATCGTCATCAACCCGGCCGGTCTAACCTTCACCTCGGTGCCGATCATGGACGCCCTCAAGATGTTTCCGCGGACGGTGATCGAGCTGCATATCTCGAACATCCACCGGCGCGAGGCAGTCTATCACCATTCCCTGGTTTCCAAGGTCGCAACGGCCGTGATCGCGGGGCTCGGGGCCGAGGGCTACCGCGTTGCCGTCCAGGCAGCCGGCCGCCTGGCGGTGTGA
- a CDS encoding shikimate dehydrogenase family protein, which translates to MRAIRLGLIGDHIGASRAPRFHVLAGLQNGVEVIYDRLVPTVMKQGFDALFDMVATQGYRGINVTYPYKERAACRVRIDDPTVRALGAVNTVLFEPDGPRGYNTDQSGFIAAYRRARGDMPPGCVLVIGAGGVGRAIGFALARLGATEIRLADTDPARAEALAAALRGYCDRLAVATGTDAAAMAQGAEGILNATPVGMVGHPGTPLARAAMAGARWAFDAIYTPVETEFLRDAKATGLDVISGYELFIGQGVDAWKLFTGLPLDEARLREALAAESTP; encoded by the coding sequence ATGCGCGCGATCCGATTGGGGCTGATCGGCGACCACATCGGCGCCTCCCGCGCCCCGCGCTTCCATGTGCTGGCGGGGCTGCAGAACGGAGTCGAGGTGATCTATGATCGGCTGGTCCCGACCGTGATGAAGCAAGGCTTCGATGCACTGTTCGACATGGTGGCCACGCAAGGCTATCGCGGGATCAATGTGACCTATCCCTACAAGGAGCGCGCCGCGTGCCGCGTGCGCATCGACGACCCGACGGTACGGGCGCTTGGCGCCGTGAACACGGTCCTGTTCGAGCCCGACGGGCCGCGTGGCTATAACACCGACCAGTCGGGCTTCATCGCGGCCTACCGGCGCGCGCGTGGAGACATGCCGCCAGGCTGCGTGCTGGTAATCGGTGCGGGCGGCGTGGGGCGCGCCATCGGCTTTGCGCTGGCACGACTGGGGGCGACCGAGATCCGGCTCGCCGATACCGACCCCGCCCGGGCCGAGGCGCTGGCCGCCGCGCTGCGCGGCTACTGCGACCGGCTCGCGGTGGCGACGGGCACGGATGCAGCGGCGATGGCGCAGGGCGCCGAAGGAATCTTGAACGCCACTCCCGTCGGCATGGTCGGCCACCCCGGCACCCCGCTGGCACGCGCCGCAATGGCGGGTGCACGCTGGGCCTTCGACGCGATCTATACACCCGTCGAGACCGAGTTCCTGCGCGACGCGAAGGCCACCGGATTGGATGTCATCTCGGGCTACGAACTCTTCATCGGACAGGGCGTGGACGCGTGGAAGCTCTTCACTGGGCTGCCGCTCGACGAGGCGCGCCTGCGCGAAGCCCTCGCCGCCGAGTCCACGCCATGA